The region AGCGCTCTCCCCGCAGACTGCCTTCACCGTTCACTACTCCATTCAGCTTCATTTCACCAACCTGCAGATTGCCCTTCAGATTGAGAGTTCCGTTCATCTCCAGCTCATCGGCTGTGAGGTCGCCCTTCTGCTTCATCACGCCGTCGCAACTATAGGTATGTGCGTGGAGCGCTCCGTTAATTTTACTGACGCCGTTGATATTCACGCTGTGATATCTGCCTCCGGCAGCCGTATTGACCCCATCCATCACCAGATCCGGCAGTTCATTCTTCTCCATGGTTCAGCCTCCTGTGGTGTACTGTTCCTTACTCTTGACTGTTGCCTTCACTTAAGCGCCCATTCAGATGTTCCGCCAGATCGGCAGAGCGAAGCCTGCTCACCAGCCGTACCCCCTCATCGAAGGCCAGCCCCGCATCCGGCAGCGCCATAATGAAGAAGCTAACCCCCATTTTCCGCACAAAAAACAGCTCCCACCCCTTCTCCCCATACCCCGGCGCATGACTCTCCAGCGTCTGATAGAGCCGGTCTGCTTCCTCCCAGCTGAGCTCCCCCTTGCTGAGCAGCCAATCGGCCGCAAATACATTCAGAATCTGCTCGAAGGTCAGCGGTAGATCCTCAGCCTCCGGTTTTCCGAACCGCTCCAGACTGCTTACCGAAACAATGTTACGTTCTTTTAACTGGGATAAGGTTAACCTTATTCTGTACGGGGATGCCGGCTCTGACAGCTTATCTGCCAATTCATCCAGAGAGAGATCATCCTTCTTCTGTAAAATATGCTGCACCCGCCCCAAAATCCGCTCCCGCGGAAAAAAGGTCTCCTGTCCCGTGAAGGTAGATTTGCGGATGAACCACTCTTCAGGAATCAGCTGCTTCCGCTTCCAGCGGTATAACTGCCCGTAAGAGATTCCTGTCTCATCGAGCAGCTCCTTTTTGGAGATTAAATCCTCTTCCATATCACCACTCCTCGCACTCATCGTAACATAACACTGTTACGTTGTAAACTGACAAGCATCCTGAAACTCCCCCTCCTGTTCAACAGCGGCTTCTCCTCTCCACTCATGCACAAGTGGAAACGGCATAGCCGTCCTTTTAAAGGACGGTACCGTTTCAGCAAGAAATAGAAGGATAAGTTATCGTGTGAAACCTATAACTTCTTATATTTTCAAAAAACAGAGCAGATTCCAGCCCTTCCCCGGCTTCGGATCTGCCCTCTATACTCCATTCTATGAACGCACAACGCCCTTCTGCCGGGCTTCACGCAGCCATTTCGGGTACTCGTTAAACAGCCGGTCATACAGGTCCTCATCGCTAACCTCGTCCAGATCATCCAGCGCGAAGAAGTCGGCATTATCCACATAACGGCCCTGCAGATCGTCCAGCTCACGGAGTACGCCATAATCCGCATTCCCCAGCCCTACAAATTGCCAGAAGATATTATGCTTTGAGCTCTGGATCAGCAGCTTCGATATTTTGGGCGTCTCATAGATGCCCCCGTCGCTGAAGAACACCACATAGACCGGCAGATCGCCCGGCTCCTCCTTCGTATACTTCTTGATCAGATCCGCCATAACCACCGGCTCGTTGTTCCCGATGCCCAGTCCCCCGAACATCTTCGGTCCCGGATAGGTCCGCTTCACATAATCCTCATAGCCGTGTTCATTCACGCTTGGCATTCTTTTGCTCTTAGTGGCGAAGAACCAGACATCCAGCATCCCGTCATCATCCATCTTAGCCGCCACAGCCAGCACCCGTTCAAAAGCCCGCTGCACGACTCCCTTCGCATATAATTGCGCCATAGAGCCAGAGGCATCGAACACCACGGCCACCCTTGCCTTCTCCTGTTCGAGATTCTTCTTGCGCAGTGAAATTCCTACCTGCTGCTTCAGAAGGTCAATCTTCGTCAAATTCAGTGCCGGCCGGGGAGCCTCCTCCTGGACTGTATCCCTAGGCGGTCCGCTGTAGGTAGCCGCTGCTTCGGTATGGCCTGACACCGATTGAGCCTGTGCTCCGCTGCCGTTCTCCGGCGCTTCGTCTTCCACCTCGACCCCATGCGCTTCCGCCAGCGGCTTCAGTCCGCCATGGAAGCCCCGTCCGACCGCGCGCAGCTTGAAGCCCCCGCCATGGCGGTACAGCTCTGCCAGCACGAGCGAGGTCTCGGCGTTGCCTTCCACAATCTCATACACCAGCTCCGTATCCTTCCCTGCCGCGCTGATTCTGCAGCCTCT is a window of Paenibacillus sp. FSL H3-0469 DNA encoding:
- a CDS encoding DUF4004 family protein, which gives rise to MEEDLISKKELLDETGISYGQLYRWKRKQLIPEEWFIRKSTFTGQETFFPRERILGRVQHILQKKDDLSLDELADKLSEPASPYRIRLTLSQLKERNIVSVSSLERFGKPEAEDLPLTFEQILNVFAADWLLSKGELSWEEADRLYQTLESHAPGYGEKGWELFFVRKMGVSFFIMALPDAGLAFDEGVRLVSRLRSADLAEHLNGRLSEGNSQE
- a CDS encoding VWA domain-containing protein: MNPNIIKLVSGSNAKLDEASTQATVKISCSSSPAILDISCFMVGENGKVPSDDFFIFYNQPADPKHTVVFNSIDKYSGEFAIDLRALSASGIDKCVFAATLDGPGTFADVRGCRISAAGKDTELVYEIVEGNAETSLVLAELYRHGGGFKLRAVGRGFHGGLKPLAEAHGVEVEDEAPENGSGAQAQSVSGHTEAAATYSGPPRDTVQEEAPRPALNLTKIDLLKQQVGISLRKKNLEQEKARVAVVFDASGSMAQLYAKGVVQRAFERVLAVAAKMDDDGMLDVWFFATKSKRMPSVNEHGYEDYVKRTYPGPKMFGGLGIGNNEPVVMADLIKKYTKEEPGDLPVYVVFFSDGGIYETPKISKLLIQSSKHNIFWQFVGLGNADYGVLRELDDLQGRYVDNADFFALDDLDEVSDEDLYDRLFNEYPKWLREARQKGVVRS